One Solanum lycopersicum chromosome 4, SLM_r2.1 DNA window includes the following coding sequences:
- the LOC101250595 gene encoding F-box protein At2g26160-like translates to MPDWSKLQSDILGVILSRMDMIEDYLNFSSVCKSWHSVAKEHRFISDLPRAPWLMLAEEDDGDEDDNTCRKFYSFYNDMIFKKRIPEAHGKGCMESMGWLITVGKEDGEISLLHPFSGVQIQLPHQNTTTLYEFNRTRFPWIFIKKAVLSANPSHTPDYVLMVIEGKTERLSFWRPGDLLWTMITKSIRFGYFSDVIYFNGSFYAITYGGCIQVCDFTGPDPPSIRIIMQIARCIDCKYYILESLGSLFAVTQSGVGLRYVEDDSERIRLTLIPAIYDHDEVIRCMSGTIFFFVFKIDLDAHIYTPITDLGDRAFFLGANASFSVQASQFPGIKPNHIYFTDNCLGAYLHSKRGGGLDMGMFNLADSSFQPHYDGVSLSRVCPPIWVTPTLC, encoded by the coding sequence ATGCCTGATTGGTCGAAACTTCAAAGTGATATTCTGGGTGTAATTCTTAGTCGTATGGATATGATTGAGGACTATCTGAATTTCAGTAGTGTCTGTAAATCCTGGCATTCGGTGGCCAAGGAGCACAGGTTTATCAGTGATTTGCCTAGGGCTCCATGGCTTATGCTAGCCGAGGAGGATGATGGTGACGAAGATGATAATACCTGTAGGAAATTCTATAGTTTCTATAATGAcatgatttttaaaaagagaattCCGGAAGCCCATGGGAAAGGATGTATGGAATCCATGGGATGGCTCATCACTGTAGGAAAAGAAGACGGTGAAATCAGTCTGTTACATCCTTTTTCGGGTGTACAAATCCAGCTGCCCCATCAAAATACCACAACACTTTATGAATTCAATCGCACTCGCTTTCCATGGATCTTTATCAAGAAAGCTGTTCTCTCAGCTAATCCTTCTCATACACCTGACTATGTTCTTATGGTCATTGAGGGAAAAACCGAGCGCCTGAGTTTTTGGAGACCAGGAGATTTGTTATGGACCATGATTACCAAGTCCATCCGCTTTGGATATTTTAGTGATgtgatatattttaatggtaGCTTTTATGCGATCACTTATGGTGGTTGCATCCAAGTTTGTGATTTCACGGGCCCTGATCCTCCTAGTATTCGTATAATAATGCAGATTGCACGATGTATTGATTGTAAGTATTACATCCTAGAATCACTAGGATCATTATTTGCAGTCACGCAAAGTGGTGTTGGTTTGAGGTATGTCGAAGATGATAGCGAAAGAATTCGTTTGACGCTCATCCCAGCTATATATGATCATGATGAGGTTATACGGTGCATGTCcggaacaatttttttttttgttttcaagaTTGATTTAGATGCTCACATATATACGCCAATCACGGATTTAGGGGACAGAGCTTTTTTCTTGGGTGCTAATGCTTCCTTTTCGGTCCAAGCCTCTCAATTTCCAGGAATCAAGcccaatcatatttattttacagATAATTGTTTAGGTGCATACCTCCACTCTAAAAGAGGCGGCGGCTTGGACATGGGGATGTTCAACTTAGCAGATAGCAGTTTCCAGCCACATTATGATGGTGTTTCCCTCAGTCGTGTTTGTCCTCCAATTTGGGTCACACCAACTCTGTGCTGA
- the LOC101258646 gene encoding S-adenosyl-L-methionine:benzoic acid/salicylic acid carboxyl methyltransferase 2-like isoform X1, with amino-acid sequence MEVTKVLHMNGGMGDASYAKNSLLQQKVILMTKSITDEAISSLYNNLSSRETICIADLGCSSGPNTFLSVSQFIQTIDKERKKKGRHKAPEFHVFLNDLPSNDFNTIFRLLPTFHQSLRKQNMGEDGSLFDPSNCFVTGVAGSFYTRLFPSNSLHFVHSSYSLHWLSQVPDGIKNNKGNIYLTSTSPASVHKAYYEQFERDFVTFLKYRSEELMKNGRMVLTMLGRKNEDRFSQGCSYEWELLATTLKLLIAQESIDAEKVDSFNVPAYNPSPSEVMHIVEKERSFTIDILKTSEIQRNSCDDEKYDMAKSFRSVAEPLLVSHFGHDELNMDQVFHKYNQVIANDRKAMEKIMFVNVTISLTKIN; translated from the exons atggaGGTCACTAAAGTTCTTCACATGAATGGAGGAATGGGAGATGCTAGCTATGCCAAAAATTCTCTGCTTCAG CAAAAGGTGATCCTCATGACGAAATCAATAACAGATGAAGCCATATCTTCTCTCTACAACAACCTTTCCTCAAGAGAAACGATATGCATTGCGGATTTAGGTTGTTCTTCTGGACCAAACACTTTTTTGTCAGTCTCTCAATTCATTCAAACTAttgataaagaaagaaaaaagaagggaCGTCATAAGGCGCCGGAATTTCATGTTTTCTTGAATGATCTTCCTAGCAATGATTTCAATACCATTTTTCGATTGCTACCAACATTCCATCAAAGTTTGAGGAAGCAAAATATGGGAGAAGATGGATCATTATTTGATCCTTCAAATTGCTTTGTGACAGGAGTTGCTGGTTCATTTTATACTAGACTTTTTCCTTCCAATAGCCTACACTTTGTCCACTCCTCTTATAGTCTTCATTGGCTTTCTCAA GTTCCCGATGGAATAAAGAATAATAAGGGAAATATCTATCTAACAAGTACAAGCCCAGCAAGTGTTCATAAAGCATATTATGAGCAATTTGAGagagattttgtaacatttttaaAGTATCGCTCAGAAGAATTGATGAAAAATGGGCGTATGGTATTGACCATGTTGGGTAGAAAAAATGAAGATCGCTTCAGCCAAGGGTGTTCCTATGAGTGGGAACTTTTGGCTACGACGCTCAAGCTTCTGATTGCACAA gAATCAATAGATGCAGAAAAAGTGGATTCATTCAATGTTCCTGCATACAATCCATCTCCATCAGAAGTGATGCATATTGTTGAAAAGGAGAGATCTTTCACCATTGATATCTTGAAAACTTCAGAAATTCAAAGGaattcttgtgatgatgagaaATACGATATGGCAAAAAGCTTTAGATCTGTGGCTGAACCTTTACTTGTTAGCCATTTTGGTCATGATGAATTGAATATGGATCAAGTTTTCCATAAGTATAACCAAGTAATTGCCAACGATCGCAAGGCGATGGAAAAAATTATGTTCGTAAATGTCACTATTTCGTTGACCAAAATAAATTAG
- the LOC101258646 gene encoding S-adenosyl-L-methionine:benzoic acid/salicylic acid carboxyl methyltransferase 2-like isoform X2, which produces MEVTKVLHMNGGMGDASYAKNSLLQQKVILMTKSITDEAISSLYNNLSSRETICIADLGVAGSFYTRLFPSNSLHFVHSSYSLHWLSQVPDGIKNNKGNIYLTSTSPASVHKAYYEQFERDFVTFLKYRSEELMKNGRMVLTMLGRKNEDRFSQGCSYEWELLATTLKLLIAQESIDAEKVDSFNVPAYNPSPSEVMHIVEKERSFTIDILKTSEIQRNSCDDEKYDMAKSFRSVAEPLLVSHFGHDELNMDQVFHKYNQVIANDRKAMEKIMFVNVTISLTKIN; this is translated from the exons atggaGGTCACTAAAGTTCTTCACATGAATGGAGGAATGGGAGATGCTAGCTATGCCAAAAATTCTCTGCTTCAG CAAAAGGTGATCCTCATGACGAAATCAATAACAGATGAAGCCATATCTTCTCTCTACAACAACCTTTCCTCAAGAGAAACGATATGCATTGCGGATTTAG GAGTTGCTGGTTCATTTTATACTAGACTTTTTCCTTCCAATAGCCTACACTTTGTCCACTCCTCTTATAGTCTTCATTGGCTTTCTCAA GTTCCCGATGGAATAAAGAATAATAAGGGAAATATCTATCTAACAAGTACAAGCCCAGCAAGTGTTCATAAAGCATATTATGAGCAATTTGAGagagattttgtaacatttttaaAGTATCGCTCAGAAGAATTGATGAAAAATGGGCGTATGGTATTGACCATGTTGGGTAGAAAAAATGAAGATCGCTTCAGCCAAGGGTGTTCCTATGAGTGGGAACTTTTGGCTACGACGCTCAAGCTTCTGATTGCACAA gAATCAATAGATGCAGAAAAAGTGGATTCATTCAATGTTCCTGCATACAATCCATCTCCATCAGAAGTGATGCATATTGTTGAAAAGGAGAGATCTTTCACCATTGATATCTTGAAAACTTCAGAAATTCAAAGGaattcttgtgatgatgagaaATACGATATGGCAAAAAGCTTTAGATCTGTGGCTGAACCTTTACTTGTTAGCCATTTTGGTCATGATGAATTGAATATGGATCAAGTTTTCCATAAGTATAACCAAGTAATTGCCAACGATCGCAAGGCGATGGAAAAAATTATGTTCGTAAATGTCACTATTTCGTTGACCAAAATAAATTAG
- the LOC101258942 gene encoding uncharacterized protein isoform X2, which yields MLNLKTQISMDALSNGGNHANLKNDSLDAYGSYCLAIDIDKRKFDAPKSTEEMNGNVKMDDYVSSMFQREISSLMGGKFMQQMMNNSFELPKFACKDKFLTEKVYDTPSNRLRKYKRSASFNSRRVVLLFSVMSCMGTIVLIYLTLRVRMSGDWAANV from the exons ATGTTGAACCTGAAGACTCAAATTTCAATGGATGCCCTATCAAATGGTGGAAACCATGCCAACCTGAAAAATGATAGCTTAGATGCTTATGGCTCATATTGTTTGGCCATAGATATTGACAAAAGAAAGTTTGACGCACCTAAATCCACTGAGGAAATGAATGGGAATGTTAAGATGGATGACTATGTATCT AGTATGTTTCAGAGAGAAATTTCATCACTGATGGGAGGAAAGTTCATGCAACAGATGATGAATAACAGCTTTGAGTTGCCCAAATTTGCATGTAAAG ATAAATTTTTGACCGAGAAGGTATATGATACACCTAGCAACAGATTGAGAAAATACAAGCGCTCTGCATCTTTCAATTCAAGAAGAGTTGTTCTCCTTTTCTCAGTCAT GTCGTGCATGGGGACGATCGTTCTCATTTATCTTACTCTAAGAGTTAGAATGAGTGGTGATTGGGCTGCTAATGTTTAG
- the LOC101258942 gene encoding uncharacterized protein isoform X1 encodes MAVNSSQEQSQDSLNFVKLPDEGTKGPLCESHLDMLNLKTQISMDALSNGGNHANLKNDSLDAYGSYCLAIDIDKRKFDAPKSTEEMNGNVKMDDYVSSMFQREISSLMGGKFMQQMMNNSFELPKFACKDKFLTEKVYDTPSNRLRKYKRSASFNSRRVVLLFSVMSCMGTIVLIYLTLRVRMSGDWAANV; translated from the exons ATGGCGGTGAATTCGAGCCAAGAG CAAAGCCAAGATTCCCTGAATTTTGTTAAATTACCTGACGAAGGAACCAAAGGTCCTCTTTGTGAATCACATTTGGATATGTTGAACCTGAAGACTCAAATTTCAATGGATGCCCTATCAAATGGTGGAAACCATGCCAACCTGAAAAATGATAGCTTAGATGCTTATGGCTCATATTGTTTGGCCATAGATATTGACAAAAGAAAGTTTGACGCACCTAAATCCACTGAGGAAATGAATGGGAATGTTAAGATGGATGACTATGTATCT AGTATGTTTCAGAGAGAAATTTCATCACTGATGGGAGGAAAGTTCATGCAACAGATGATGAATAACAGCTTTGAGTTGCCCAAATTTGCATGTAAAG ATAAATTTTTGACCGAGAAGGTATATGATACACCTAGCAACAGATTGAGAAAATACAAGCGCTCTGCATCTTTCAATTCAAGAAGAGTTGTTCTCCTTTTCTCAGTCAT GTCGTGCATGGGGACGATCGTTCTCATTTATCTTACTCTAAGAGTTAGAATGAGTGGTGATTGGGCTGCTAATGTTTAG